The window CGGATCTTGAAGCCACCTTCGGCCTCTTCCCTGGTCCCTGTCCTCCCGTCCCCCCATCCCCTTCCACCCCTCTGAGCCAACTCACTCTTCCCACTGCCCTGACTTCCACTTTGGGCCCTCACCCGCTCCTCGGGAGGCAGCAAGTCAGCTCTGAGGATGTGGTAATAGACACATTTGTCTCGAAGCCACAGGGAGAAGGGGCCCTCAACGAAGATTGGGCGGGCTGGGTCATGGCGGGCCAGGGCACTCTGCTGCTCAGGACTCTGGATCCCTGGtgtggagacacacacacatggggtgggggtgggggtagttCTGGCTCAGGGGCTGTGCCCCAGGGCCCAGAGAGCCCTCCCAGCAGGCTCAGTGAGAATGTGGCATCCCCTCCCTTCGTGGGACCTTACCTACGATGTGGGTCTCTGTAGGATCCATTGCGTCGGGGGAGTCTTTCAGCAAAGGCATCTGTAAGGAAAGCAGGGGTGGACACTTATGGCCCCCACAGCCCCTACGGGGGAAGGGCGGGGGAGAGAGAAGTGGGGAAGGGGGATTCTAGTGAAATTGAGGGCCCCTCTGAGGCCTAAATACTGGGCCTCCCACCCATCACTCAAGACCACCACCTTCTTGCTTCTATCAGATTAAGCCAAAGCCATTGACCCTGGAGATGCTCATGGGGAGGGAACCCTGGAGCCAGCCCACCTGTGTGAaaatcctgcctctgccactGTCTGCATGACCTTGGCTGCGTTACTGAGAAGGGAGCTGCCACAGACTGCTCAAGGAACAGGAAGGCCATGCCCAGAAAACAGTGAGTATGGGGAGGTGGGGTAGGAGCAGAGGTCCAGCTGGGCCAAGGGCCCTGGAATCTAGAGAAGGCTCCACCAGGGAATCAGGGCCTGTCTTCCGGAATCACTCCAGTTCCTGAAGGGGGCCTGGCCCTGAGGAGGTGGCCGAGGGTGTGGCCAGGGGTGACTACCTGGTAGGTGGTGACCCTGGCACTGAGGTCAGGCTCCATGTGCTGCAGGGCCAAACTGGCCAGGTCCACGGGGTCCTGGGGCAGATCCCGGGGCACGGGGAAAGGGTTGATATTCTTGAAGCGGGTGAACCACAGCTTCATGCGCACCAGCTTGAGCATGGGGTAGCTTTTGCGGCCGAATATCTGCAAGAGCAGGAACTCCGTCTCCTTGTTGGGCATCACCCCTGTGCCAGGCAGATGCAGGCAGAGCCTCAgtgagggagaagaggagggaagggatgATGGGAGAGAGATGACTGAGAGATGGGGGATGGGTGGGCAGAGGTGGACTCCAGActgagagacagggaggagagGTCAGAGCCGAGGAACCACAGAGTGGGTAGAGCGCTGAGACATGGGAGAGGGAGGCAGCCCCTGGCCCCACTCCAGCCTGCGGGCCTCACCGTGGTTCTCCATCTGCTCCAGGACTGCAATCCCGCACTCCTGCTGCCGTGGGTAGTGGAGGAAGATGCTGTGGAAGATGTTGCGAGGCCGGAAGACCTCCTTGGGGAAGATATCAAGGAGCAGGTTGTAGACAGACAGGTCCCGCTCGACGCCGTACTCGCGCATCTTGCGCAGGGCCAGGTAGATGAAGTCCACGTGGCCGCGCTTGTGCACGTTGTACTCGGTAAAGTTCTGCACCGCCCGCACGAAGTTCGCCTTGTTGCGTGCCCCATCCAGCGCGGGCCTAAACAGCTCCTCGTGGACTGCCAGGGCCTTGACGGGCCGCCTGGGGGGCTCGGGTGGGTGTGGGACCAGCGATGAGTCAGGGTTGTGGGCGGCTGCACTGCAGCGGAGGCCCCGTGGGGCCTGGGGCGGTACCTGCGGATGGAGAACCACCGCTGGAACCTGGCGCCTCCTGGTGCCCCTGGGGGACTGCCCGGCTGGCTCTTTGCTGGGAAAGATGCCAGCGGGCATCCTCATGGCCTCTGAAGAACTGTGGTGCCCTGGTTACAGACCCACAACCAGGCGCCATCACAAAGTTATCAGTTACCATAGCCAGACAGCTATGGTAACATCCCAGTGCAGGCAGTGTTCACCACGGTGAGAACAGACGCCCTCTGACACAGCAATCTTGCATCTAGTATTTAAATCCGACCGCTCTAAACATATCTGCCTCAGATGACATTTGCGCATCCGCTGCATCAGTGGAAATGGACCAAATGTGCATCAGCAAGGAAAAAATTAAGCAAGTGGCCATGAGCCTGGACAAGGGGCACCCACCGCTGTAAGACACATGGAGGAGGTGTCCTGTGACCAGGAGTGAGCTCCAAAGTAtatcattaaatgaaaaaaaggaaagtgtgAAACGGTGTGTACAGTAGCATCccatttgtgtttaaaaaaaaaaaaaggctgatatatatatttggtcCTCACTATTTGCAGATTCCATGTTTGAGAATTTGCCTACTTGCTAAAATTCATTTGTAATTCGTAATTCAAAAGCTAATACTCAAGGTGTTTTCTGGCCATTTGCAGACACATGTAGTTGAGCTGCCCACCACCTACATTCCCAGCCAATGTGGAACAAGAGGAGGCTCGGCCTTCTCGTCTCAGCTCCCTTGCGGTCAACAAgtgtccttttacttttttttcggTTGTGCTGTATGGCTTGAGGGAACTAattgcccaaccagggatagaacctgggccctggcggtagttgagtcctaatcactggacctccagggaagtcccttacggAATAGTCTTCTATTCCAGGCATTGTGGAGCATTTCTGAGGCTCATTTAATCTTTCCAACTGTTATCAAAGGAGTGCCTCTTCgtgtacccattttacagaagaggaaactgaggcccaaggagaTGACATAAGATGCCTGGTGTTACGAAGTTGCAAAGCAGCAGAGCTGAGACTGGAGCCCTCAGTCCTACTGCACCCAATAACCATCCCAATATCCTGCTTaggtgagattaaaaaaaaaaagcattcaggTAAAGTGAAAGCGTAGGCACTACTACAGGTGATATAAGCATAGGGAGAAATAAGCAGAAAATCAAATTCTAGAATGCCCCAAAGAAGGGGAGACACTACAAATGAGATGATGCTAATGAAATGCGTGACTCAGGGTCTGGGCCACCAGAAGTGTTTAGTAAGGGACCTATTAATACTGTgaccatcatcatcatccttgTTGTAATTTATGGTCATGATCACTTCGGGTAAGAGAAGGAAATTTGATTTTCTGCTCACATCTTTACAAGTAAATGCAGGAGTTAACCAGAGTCACCGCCCAAATCTACCCACCTCAGACcttcttaattttaaattcaaGACCCTCACCCATGGGGACACCAacgctttttaaaaagtatgtattgatttatttggctgcgtcaggtcttagttgaagcatgcaGGCTCTTTCATTGTGGCCCATTAACTCTCGAGTGGTGTgccagcttagttgccctggggcatgtggaatcttcccagtccaaggatggaacccacatcccctgcattgtaaggcagattcttcaccactggaccagcagggaagtccaccaACACTTCTTAAAATGAGTGAGAGACATGGGAGCTCCCTGGTGGGatggtggttaggattcagcactgTCACTACCGGggcccgggttcagtctctggacaGGGAaatgagatcctgcaagccatgtggtacagccaaaaaaaaaaaaaataataataatgagtaaGAGGGGTTcctggatagctcagttggtaaagaatttagctgcaatgcaggagaccccggttcattccctgggtcaggaagatcccttggagaaggcataggctacccactccagtattcttgggcttccctggtggctcagaggataaagaatctgcttgcaatgcgggagacccaggtttgatccctgggttgggaagatcccctggaggaggccatggcaacccactctagtattcttgcctggagagtcccatggacagtggagcctggtgggctacagtccatggggtcccaacgAGTCGggtacagctgagtgactaagtacaatGAGTAAGAGACATTCAACTAGCACTCAGAGCAGACAGACCAGCCCAGACCCAGTCCTCCACAAacacctcctccttctcccctcccctctctgctctTAAAGCTGGCTTCACTGGGTGCATAGTGAGGGCTTGGGAGCAGATCCCAGGCCtgcctgcctcttcctcctcctggcccCCCAAGACTAGCAGTTACCTGAGAGAAGGGGGCTCCTGTGAGGGCAGTGCTGCAGATGCCCCCCCAGCCCCGAGAGGCGCCCCGGGCCAGCAGGATGGCTTGGGCCCAGCTCATGCCTTTGCCTGTTGGACAACCACCTGGCAAGAGAAAAGAGACAGCATCAGTCTGGCAGCCCACCTGCTGAAGGCGATGAGACCTCTCTCCTGGGCAGAGGCCATGTCCCTGACGGCATGGCTAACGCACTGGCTCCACTGGTCTCTTCATTCACAAAGTGGAGGAGGAGTGATGATTACAATCGGGGTCCCTGTTCTTCTGAaccagatcctttactgtctggaGGAATTTGCTTCTGCATTGGTTCCCCTCCCTGCCAGATCATTCTGTTTTAATACCTTTATTTGCATGCCACAGAGCTGACCCTTAGTATAAAACTAAATGTGGTTTCAgtggttgacccttgaacaacactgggttgaactgcatgggtccacttataggctgacttctttctttttcatatttatttttgtgggacttccctggcagtccagtggttaagatttcaccttccaattcagagggtgcaggtttgatccctagttggggagcttaagataccacatgcctaaGATTCCAgagcctcatggccaaaaaaccaaaaacataaaaacagaaatataccataacaaattcaataaagactttaatatatatataggctgtgctgaatcttagctgtggcatgcaggatctagttccccaaccagggactgaatctgggccccctgctttgggagcagagTCTAacccattggatcaccagggatgtccttggtttttttttcaatatatacatACTACAGTATAGCATGACCTGTGGTTGGTTCAATCTAAGGATGTGGAACCATGGCTATGAAGGGCCAATTGTAAagttatatttgtattttcacCTGTGCAGAGGGTTGGCACCCCTAACCACTACATTGTTCGAGGGTCGAttgtatattcacagaattgtgcacCCATCACTAAATCTAAATTTTCGAACATGCTTgtcaccacccacccccccaaaaaaagaaccCTATATCCATTTGCAGTCATTCAGTCAACCCTAGGCAACCCCTAATCTACTGTGTCCTTTGGGAATTTCATGGAGCTTCCCTTATAACCTAaacgtaaagaatctgcctgcaatgcaggaggcctgggtttaatttctgggtcaggaagaccccttggagaaggtaatggctacccactccagtattcctgcctggagaatttcatattATTGGAACCATATATAATATGtgctcttttgtgactggcttctttcacttaacatgttttcaaggtttatccacgTTGTAACATCTAACAGACTTCCTTtcaactgccaaaaaaaaaaaaaatgttcacgaTATGGATttaaccacattttatttacccattcaccaACCGATGAACATTTGGGCTTCTTCCcactttttgactattatgactgttgctgctatgaacacttgtGTAGTTTTCGTGTGAACACATATTTAcacttctcttgggtatatacttaGAATCAAGTTGCTGGgacatatggtaactctatgtttaatcaTTTGAGGGACTGCCAAAATGtcttccaaagcagctgcaccactttacatccccaccagcagtgtatcCCAACCAGCAATGTataagggttccagtttctctgccTTCTTGCCAATACTTGTTGCTGTCGGCCTTTTTGATTATAGACatcatcctagtgggtgtgaagcgggcatctcattgtggttttgatttgcatttccctaaaaaCTAGTAacagttgagcatcttttcatgggcttacTGTCCATTGTGtatcattttcagagaaatgtctatttagattctttctccatttgaatattaggttattttttttactattgagtggttttattgagttgtttatgttctggatcagttcaattcagtcgcttagACCTTTATGGTTCACAACTGCTTTTTCCCATTctttgagttgtcttttcactttcatgttattACTTGCAgcacaatttgttgttgttgtttaaataaGAGGTTTAGAATAGGAAAGGCTCTTAGGAAatgttttttgagtgttagttgtTATTACTATTGTGCGTGTGTGCGcacgctcattcatgtctgactctttacaacttcatagactatagcccaccaggctccacagttcatgggatttcccaggcaagactactgaagtgggttgcccctTCCTTCTCCGGCAACACACAGTTTTAATTCCAACAAAGtccagttttctgtttttcttttatagctgTGCTTTTGATGTTGTATCCAAAAAAACCATTGCCTGgttcaaggtcatgaagatttactcctctgttttcttctaggagttttagttcttacatttaaatctttgatcCACTTTGAATTAATCTTTCTAAATGGCTGGTATGAGGAAGGGGTTCACTTCATATGGATATCCACTTGTCCTaatactatttgttgaaaagactatttttttcttcctgttactcTTGTTGAAAATCAACTGACCATAAACATAagggtttacttctgggctctcaATTCTTGTCCT is drawn from Bos mutus isolate GX-2022 chromosome 7, NWIPB_WYAK_1.1, whole genome shotgun sequence and contains these coding sequences:
- the ECSIT gene encoding evolutionarily conserved signaling intermediate in Toll pathway, mitochondrial produces the protein MSWAQAILLARGASRGWGGICSTALTGAPFSQVPPQAPRGLRCSAAAHNPDSSLVPHPPEPPRRPVKALAVHEELFRPALDGARNKANFVRAVQNFTEYNVHKRGHVDFIYLALRKMREYGVERDLSVYNLLLDIFPKEVFRPRNIFHSIFLHYPRQQECGIAVLEQMENHGVMPNKETEFLLLQIFGRKSYPMLKLVRMKLWFTRFKNINPFPVPRDLPQDPVDLASLALQHMEPDLSARVTTYQMPLLKDSPDAMDPTETHIVGIQSPEQQSALARHDPARPIFVEGPFSLWLRDKCVYYHILRADLLPPEEREVEEIPEEWNIYYPMQLDLAYGRSSWDDYEFNIDEVEEGPVFAICVAGAHDQATLAKWIQGLQETNPALARIPVVFRLSGSSGELLPSSSELEEPPPPPPEGQEEEDSQQRQQQGQS